One Fusarium musae strain F31 chromosome 6, whole genome shotgun sequence DNA segment encodes these proteins:
- a CDS encoding hypothetical protein (CAZy:GH18) encodes MELVVVRVDGAECGKYASPTGKKCPLNVCCSEYGFCGTTEDFCKKGCQSDCEQPKPSASKSNVQQKVIAYWEAWNGNKPCGHMSPEEIPVHDITHLIFSFGFVTPGDFRITNMPDVKPNLFTQVTDLKDKNPNLSIMIALGGWTHNDPGKYQKVFSDMVSSRTNRQTFIKNLLGFLSQYGFDGVDFDWEYPGAKDRGGKDTDGKNFTQFLKELQSAMRSAGRHYLVTYTAPTSYWYLRHFDLKAMNNYVDWINLMSYDLHGIWDRDNPIGNQILGHTNITEIDLALDLFWRNDIPPGDIVLGIGLYGRSFKLENPACWKPGCRFSDPGDKGRCTDTAGFLSYREIMDLIRDSKAKPVYDRDAKVNYMVYGQNNWISYDDERTFNDKIEFANKRGLNGLMMWAIDLDDSRRSALNAITGRKNFLEGNTAFGVGLSTKKSEEAGYSSDDSTQCRVTGCGGACSEGERTVGRTNSLDKKNE; translated from the exons ATGGAGCTTGTTGTGGTGAGAGTGGATGGTGCGG AATGCGGCAAGTATGCCTCTCCGACAGGCAAGAAGTGCCCTTTGAACGTCTGCTGTAGTGAATACGGGTTCTGCGGAACTACTGAAGA CTTCTGCAAAAAAGGCTGCCAGTCTGACTGCGAGCAACCCAAGCCATCTGCTTCCAAGTCAAATGTGCAGCAGAAGGTCATCGCCTACTGGGAGGCCTGGAACGGGAACAAACCTTGCGGGCATATGTCTCCAGAGGAAATCCCAGTCCACGATATCACCCATCTAATCTTCTCATTTGGTTTCGTCACGCCTGGCGACTTTCGCATCACTAATATGCCCGATGTCAAGCCGAATCTCTTCACGCAAGTTACAGACCTCAAGGACAAAAACCCCAACTTGAGCATCATGATCGCGCTTGGTGGATGGACTCACAATGACCCAGGCAAGTACCAGAAAGTCTTCAGCGACATGGTCTCTAGCCGAACCAATCGACAGACATTCATAAAGAACCTGCTTGGCTTTCTAAGTCAATATGggtttgatggtgttgacttTGATTGGGAGTATCCCGGTGCCAAAGACCGCGGTGGGAAGGATACCGACGGTAAGAACTTTACTCAATTTCTCAAAGAGCTCCAGTCTGCTATGCGCTCGGCCGGTCGACATTATCTGGTGACATATACTGCCCCGACCTCTTACTGGTACCTGAGACACTTTGACCTCAAGGCCATGAACAACTATGTGGACTGGATCAACCTCATGTCTTATGATCTCCATGGAATTTGGGATCGAGATAATCCCATCGGCAATCAAATCCTCGGCCACACAAATATCACCGAGATCGACCTTGCTCTCGATCTA TTTTGGCGCAACGATATCCCCCCAGGGGATATTGTCCTTGGTATTGGCTTGTACGGTCGGTCATTCAAGTTGGAGAACCCTGCTTGTTGGAAGCCTGGATGTCGCTTCAGTGATCCGGGAGATAAGGGCAGGTGCACAGATACGGCAGGATTTCTATCTTATAGAG AAATCATGGATCTCATCAGAGACAGTAAAGCCAAGCCTGTCTATGACAGGGATGCAAAGGTGAACTACATGGTCTATGGCCAGAATAACTGGATCTCATACGATGACGAGCGGACTTTCAACGACAAAATTGAGTTTGCCAACAAACGAGGACTCAACGGGTTGATGATGTGGGCAATTGACCTTGATGACTCCAGGCGTTCCGCGCTGAATGCAATCACTGGACGAAAGAACTTCCTTGAGGGTAATACGGCATTTGGTGTTGGTCTCAGCACTAAGAAGTCTGAAGAAGCGGGATACTCGTCAGATGACTCAACCCAATGTCGAGTCACGGGCTGTGGCGGCGCTTGCTCTGAGGGAGAGAGGACCGTCGGGCGTACAAACagtcttgacaagaagaatGAGTAG
- a CDS encoding hypothetical protein (EggNog:ENOG41) — protein MADNTDRKSGEVVEEEISRPGSTNEAFRKLWTKRTLGFAIGCILVMFFFMNLTVYTGNVYEPYATSHFKAHSLLATGAIVNGLVRIVSYPLLAKLANYFGRPQSFAGAAICMAIGNAMYAGCSNVDTFLAGGIFDVFGDTWWNIIQQIFVADITTLVNRGIIFTLPESLSAIPTLYGGTYLGEHMLLHSSWRWGYGMWAIILPVTAIPTIGIMIWMNRRAKRIGLITEKISFMHGAEPGVVGKIKHVATQLDLIGALLLIGGLAMTLLPMTIAGRNNTDRWSRPSSIVLIIVGVLTFIAFLVWDGKFASNPIIPYRTIRERNVIVACASCIVIAMADSIYRPFLSSFLQVAGHYSPGAATRVDNAQRVAYNIGALVAGLSLKFAKNTKPFIMLGVVLIILACGLPIYLTNISGTHIASEAAFITSKSLLGVGRGFTQVPLQVSLQAVLENEQVGIATAVFLSSLGFGSNLGVTISGAIWNSVLPRKLNSYFGKEEGGKIFGSIVVARAYEVGTADRNAVDECYRETQQTLAIGSVCVSGLLLVMVYLVRNVKLGAEDEKRAAQADKELAWAIKQKEAQDDAPVELESGRR, from the exons ATGGCTGATAATACAGATCGAAAGAGTGGAGAGgtcgtggaggaggagatctcAAGACCCGGTTCTACGAATGAGGCTTTTAGAAAGCTATGGACTAAACGGACCCTTGGTTTCGCCATTGGATG TATTCTTGTcatgttcttcttcatgaaCTTGACGGTTTATACGGGCAATGTGTACGAGCCGTATGCCACAAGTCATTTCAAGGCGCATTCTCTTCTGGCGACTGGTGCGATTGTCAATGGTCTCGTACGCATTGTGTCGTATCCGCTGCTCGCTAAGCTTGCCAAC TATTTTGGTCGTCCGCAGAGctttgctggtgctgctaTTTGCATGGCTATCGGCAACGCCATGTACGCGGGCTGTTCCAACGTCGACACTTTCTTG GCAGGTGGAATATTTGACGTCTTTGGCGATACATGGTGGAACATCATCCAGCAAATCTTCGTCGCTGACATTACAACCCTCGTCAACCGCGGTATAATCTTCACTCTCCCCGAATCCCTCTCCGCCATCCCCACCCTCTACGGCGGAACATATCTCGGTGAACACATGCTCCTACACTCAAGCTGGAGATGGGGATACGGCATGTGGGCTATCATCCTCCCCGTCACTGCTATCCCCACAATTGGTATCATGATCTGGATGAATCGTCGTGCTAAGCGTATTGGTCTTATTACCGAGAAGATTTCCTTCATGCATGGTGCTGAGCCTGGTGTCGTCGGTAAGATTAAGCATGTTGCTACGCAGCTTGATCTTATTGgcgctcttctcctcattgGTGGTCTAGCCATGACGCTTTTGCCGATGACTATTGCGGGAAGGAATAATACCGATCGTTGGAGTCGACCTTCATCTATTGTTCTTATCATCGTTGGTGTTTTGACATTCATCGCGTTCCTGGTCTGGGATGGCAAATTCGCGTCAAACCCAATTATTCCGTACCGGACTATTCGCGAGCGCAACGTCATTGTCGCTTGCGCATCATGTATCGTCATCGCCATGGCCGATAGTATCTACCGACCTTTCCTCTCGAGTTTTCTCCAAGTCGCTGGGCATTACTCACCCGGCGCCGCAACACGCGTTGACAACGCCCAGCGCGTGGCTTACAACATCGGTGCACTGGTCGCTGGTTTGTCACTCAAGTTCGCCAAGAACACAAAGCCCTTTATCATGCTTGGCGTTGTCCTTATCATCCTCGCCTGCGGTCTTCCCATCTACCTCACCAACATCTCCGGCACCCACATCGCCAGCGAAGCCGCCTTCATCACATCGAAGTCCCTTCTCGGAGTCGGCCGTGGCTTCACCCAAGTCCCCCTGCAAGTATCGCTCCAAGCCGTTCTTGAAAACGAGCAAGTAGGCATCGCAACAGCTGTCTTCCTTTCATCCCTTGGCTTCGGCTCCAATCTCGGCGTTACCATCAGCGGCGCCATCTGGAACTCTGTTCTTCCCCGAAAACTGAATTCGTACTTTGGTAAAGAGGAAGGCGGCAAGATCTTTGGCTCTATCGTTGTCGCGCGTGCGTACGAAGTTGGAACTGCTGATAGAAACGCTGTGGATGAGTGCTACCGCGAGACTCAACAGACTCTCGCTATTGGATCTGTCTGCGTTTCGGGTCTTCTCTTGGTTATGGTTTATCTGGTTCGCAACGTTAAGCTTGgagctgaggatgagaagagggcGGCACAGGCTGATAAGGAGCTTGCTTGGGCTATCAAGCAAAAGGAGGCTCAGGACGACGCACCCGTCGAGCTTGAGAGTGGCAGGCGTTGA
- a CDS encoding hypothetical protein (EggNog:ENOG41), translating into MMRRPWLLSALVAWVKLPSVQGEDLFSLGEIDGSLLNGASDACVAAINTKVSCPSTLGLLHFDSDMELDTAEIKELCQGSCLRSLADLRDSVKSTCGSEVTFEDPVSGALWKASYLMEEAIYYAERACLRKGNGQYCNTWFQSAPADASLCDECYKLIFWHNAQSPLSEDTSEQKEIYTSASSSCGYKKQPTQTYPPLLVSSSEYTIKTGDTFLSVSESQRVSTHDLATANRLDSLVSDFPSSGKLCIRNQCDVYVVKSGDTCESIQSENGLSRARLRSWNPFINGYCDNISSYVNQTICISNPLGDYKVPENQDAAGFETPAAVPDNIAPNTTTNCGLFHNVTAGDDCGTIGLKYSISLDDLIFLNSMIWPNCTNLWLRTSYCVAPVGDITDYPGYGPEEDEWTIEPQESTEIAEIPHIGWLNVSRPYVPLANSTREDCWEYLWWNETYAGSPISCREAALGYELDLEQFFLWNPSLDQNEPDAVSPTYDFPCTISPFVSYCMQLTSPTPVPKTPRVPPSPRAAGEIANCTRWFMGYFDCASQLSLSRMTMEKMYRYNPSLKEDCSGYTLGTFYCHETLDDLYGYNDDLYGDDENPSPTTSSAPTPTTSSKTSSSAAQPTNVSTDGTCGGTKDQLLAPAKQH; encoded by the exons ATGATGCGCCGCCCCTGGTTATTGTCGGCGTTAGTCGCTTGGGTCAAATTGCCTTCGGTGCAGGGAGAGGATCTCTTTTCACTTGGTGAAATTGATGGTTCTCTGCTCAACGGTGCTAGCGATGCTTGCGTCGCAGcaatcaacaccaaggttTCTTGCCCGTCCACACTGGGCCTGTTACACTTTGATTCAGATATGGAGCTTGATACCGCTGAGATAAAAGAGCTCTGTCAAGGCAGCTGTTTGAGAAGTTTAGCCGACTTGAGAGATTCTGTCAAAAGTACATGCGGCTCAGAGGTCACCTTTGAGGATCCTGTGAGTGGAGCGTTGTGGAAAGCTTCGTATCTCATGGAAGAAGCAATCTACTATGCTGAGAGGGCATGCCTCCGAAAAGG GAATGGACAGTACTGCAATACGTGGTTCCAAAGCGCTCCCGCTGACGCATCGCTCTGCGATGAATGCTACAAGCTCATTTTTTGGCACAATGCTCAGTCGCCACTATCGGAAGACACTTCTGAACAAAAGGAAATCTACACTTCCGCCAGTTCGAGCTGTGGATATAAGAAACAGCCTACGCAGACCTATCCGCCGTTACTTGTTTCATC TTCCGAGTACACAATCAAGACTGGAGATACATTCCTCAGTGTTTCCGAGTCTCAGAGAGTCTCTACGCACGATCTAGCCACGGCCAACAGGCTTGACTCCCTTGTCAGCGACTTCCCGTCTTCAGGAAAGTTATGTATTCGCAACCAGTGCGACGTGTACGTTGTTAAGAGTGGTGACACTTGCGAGAGCATTCAGTCAGAGAATGGCCTCTCCAGAGCCAGACTCAGATCCTGGAATCCCTTCATCAACGGCTATTGCGACAACATCTCTTCCTATGTCAACCAGACAATCTGCATCTCAAATCCGCTTGGGGATTACAAAGTGCCCGAGAACCAGGACGCAGCTGGATTCGAAACTCCGGCTGCAGTTCCAGACAACATTGCTCCGAATACGACAACAAACTGTGGACTTTTCCACAATGTCACTGCCGGCGATGACTGCGGTACCATTGGTCTCAAGTATAGCATTTCCCTCGATGACCTCATCTTCCTGAATTCAATGATCTGGCCAAATTGCACGAATCTATGGCTCAGGACCTCTTATTGCGTTGCACCCGTGGGCGACATCACCGACTACCCCGGTTATGGACCTGAGGAGGACGAATGGACGATTGAACCACAAGAGTCCACAGAAATTGCCGAAATTCCTCACATAGGGTGGCTGAACGTCAGCCGCCCATATGTGCCTCTGGCCAACAGCACTCGTGAAGATTGCTGGGAGTACCTTTGGTGGAATGAGACATATGCCGGCAGTCCCATTTCTTGTCGGGAAGCAGCTCTAGGCTACGAGCTAGACCTGGAGCAGTTCTTCCTATGGAACCCGAGCTTGGACCAAAATGAGCCAGACGCGGTGTCGCCCACCTACGACTTTCCGTGTACAATCTCTCCATTTGTCTCGTATTGCATGCAGCTTACAAGCCCAACACCTGTGCCAAAGACACCCCGAGTTCCTCCGTCTCCTCGGGCAGCTGGAGAGATCGCCAACTGCACGCGGTGGTTCATGGGATACTTTGATTGCGCGAGTCAGTTATCTCTCAGCaggatgacgatggagaAAATGTACCGGTATAACCCTTCTCTCAAAGAGGATTGCAGTGGCTACACACTGGGAACATTCTACTGCCACGAGACTCTTGATGACCTTTATGGTTATAACGACGATCTGTATGGCGATGACGAGAATCCTTCGCCAACTACGTCTTCAGCACCTactccaacaacatcatctaaAACCAGTAGCAGTGCCGCCCAGCCTACCAACGTCAGCACGGATGGGACATGTGGAGGCACAAAAG ACCAACTTCTTGCTCCTGCCAAGCAACACTAA
- a CDS encoding hypothetical protein (EggNog:ENOG41) codes for MANPQVKRYVIVGMGVRSAMYYQAIIQDFKNVAKLVGICDTNQTRMDVANEHIVELGGEKVQTYKDTDFDKMVQEQKADVVIVTTIDLFHHHYCIRAMELGCDAITEKPMTIDEHKLQAMIDAEKKTGKQVRVLFNYRYAPHHTKVRELIDSGVIGEISTVHMDWILDCAHGADFMRRWHRHKETSGGIQMHKSIHHFDLVHFWLNTEPELVYCLGDLRFYGKENAERRGEKNLGERYKNNENAKNDPFAFQLDENERMKKLYLDAEHEDGYIRDRNCFAEGITIEDNLSMIIKYKNRAVMTYNTYAYAPWEGYRCVFNGSKGRIEVNVVESGYNPLGDPVTKDASGEDEKYIQGGVEQTKIVVYPLFDKPYVVDVVKTEGGHGGGDPVLLKDVLLGGEVDNFKRAANIRDGGNAVLVGVGANHSMKSGMPVKVQELVKW; via the coding sequence atggctaaTCCTCAAGTTAAGCGCTATGTCATTGTTGGCATGGGCGTTCGCTCGGCCATGTACTACCAAGCTATCATCCAGGACTTCAAAAACGTCGCTAAGCTTGTTGGGATCTGCGACACGAACCAGACTCGCATGGACGTTGCAAACGAGCACATCGTCGAACTCGGTGGTGAAAAAGTACAGACATACAAAGACACAGATTTTGATAAAATGGTTCAAGAGCAAAAAGCCGATGTTGTCATCGTCACGACCATTGATCTGTTCCACCATCATTACTGCATTAGAGCCATGGAGCTAGGCTGCGATGCCATCACGGAAAAACCAATGACTATCGATGAGCATAAACTCCAAGCTATGATCGacgcagagaagaagacgggGAAACAAGTTCGTGTTCTTTTCAACTATCGGTATGCACCGCATCATACCAAAGTCAGAGAGCTCATTGACTCCGGTGTCATCGGCGAGATTTCAACAGTGCACATGGACTGGATCCTCGACTGTGCACACGGCGCAGATTTCATGCGCCGCTGGCATAGACATAAAGAAACCAGCGGCGGTATTCAGATGCACAAGTCAATTCATCACTTCGACCTTGTTCATTTCTGGCTCAACACTGAACCTGAGCTTGTTTATTGTCTCGGCGATCTTCGTTTCTACGGTAAAGAAAACGCTGAGCGACGTGGGGAGAAGAATCTGGGTGAGCGGTATAAGAACAATGAGAATGCCAAGAACGACCCCTTCGCGTTTcagcttgatgagaatgaacggatgaagaagttgtaTCTTGACGCTGAGCATGAGGACGGGTACATCCGCGATAGGAACTGTTTCGCAGAGGGTATCACAATCGAGGATAACCTCTCCATGATAATCAAGTACAAGAACCGCGCGGTCATGACATACAACACATACGCCTACGCCCCATGGGAAGGATATCGCTGTGTCTTCAACGGCAGCAAGGGCCGCATCGAAGTAAACGTCGTTGAGAGCGGGTACAACCCCCTCGGCGATCCAGTAACGAAGGACGCGTCgggagaggatgagaagtATATCCAGGGCGGAGTTGAGCAGACCAAGATTGTTGTTTATCCGCTCTTTGATAAGCCgtatgttgttgatgttgtgaaGACGGAGGGGGGGCATGGAGGCGGTGATCCTGTACTGTTGAAGGATGTTCTTTTGGGGGGTGAGGTTGATAATTTCAAGAGGGCTGCTAATATTCGGGATGGAGGGAATGCGGTGCTTGTGGGTGTTGGGGCGAATCATAGTATGAAGAGTGGTATGCCTGTCAAGGTTCAAGAGTTGGTCAAGTGGTAG